Part of the Nicotiana sylvestris chromosome 2, ASM39365v2, whole genome shotgun sequence genome, gcaaatcatttttttttcaacgGTGCTTTTTGGATTCCAAAAagggtagccaaagaaatgtaaccggctcaaaggtttgtaaaaatagttgatagtgtttgggtagcgggaatAAAAAGacttcatcatctcaaatgttCCAAGACGTCACTGAAGTAAActcaaacatagtaccttttgaccgcaTTCGCATTCACAGCTGTTttaggatcatttccttcaatatcacccagatatAACGCTCCCCTTGgtaatatcttcctgatgatgtatggacctttccaattaggagcaaattttcctttcacTTCCTGGTGATACGGAAGAATGCCCTTAAcaccagttgacccacttcaaaattcctaggttgcactttcttgttgtaagcacgggccattctttgttggtacaactgcccgtgacagaccgcagccattcgtttttcatcaattaaggtcaactgctccaatcgagtcttaacccactcgctatcttcaatctctgcttcgacaatggtccggagcgaaggaatttctacctctgcggtatcatagcctcggtcccataaaccaacaagtatggggttgcccctactgatgtgcgtactgtagtgcgatatcttagcaaggcaaaaggtaaatgttcatgccattgtctagaactctggatcgtcttcctcaaaattttcttgatgtttttgtttgctgcttcaacagcgccattggctttggaccgataaggagtggagttcctatgcgttattttgaaatgttcgcatacatcctccatcaagtgactattcaggtttgccgcattatctgtgatgatagttgtaggaataccgaaacgacagataagatttgaatgtacaaaatccaccacggctttcttagtgactgatttgagagtgacagcttcgacccattttgtgaagtaatcaatagcgaccaatatgaatctgtgtccatttgaggcttttggctcgattggcccaatgatgtccatgccccaagcaacaaatggccaaggtgcagacatgggatgcagctctgttggaggtgcatgaatcagatctccatgtacctGGCACTGATGATATTTCCGGACGAAACTGAAACAGTCTTTCTCCATGGTTATCCAATAATACCcagctcgaaggattttcttcgccaggacatacccattcatatgaggtccacacactccagcgtgtacttcatgcatgatttttcctgcttcttcggcgtcaacacatcttaacaagttgagatccggggttcttttatacaataccttttcgctcaaaaagaatccactcgcatgccgcctaatagttctcttttgatctccagtagcatgttcggggtattcttgtgtcttcaagaacctcttaacattatggtaccatggctgggtacttggtcctgcctcgattacattacagtaaccATGTCTTTCCctaatttggatttccaagggatcgatgtgggcattgcctgggtaaggtaacattgaagctaaggtggcaagtgcatcagctagttcattgtgacaccgcagGATATACCTCaactctattgatttgaatcGCTTGCTGAGATCCTCCACGTGCTGCCGGTAAGGAATAAACTTGAATCTCGAGTTTCCTATTCACCCtgggcttgtcggataatcaaatcagaatcccccataatcaacaaatcttcaacatcttgatcgatcgccatattcatgcccatgatgcaggcttcatattcagatgtattgttcgtgcaaaagaaacgaagcctagctgtagccggatagtgttgaccagtgggggagatcaagattgccccaattcctacacctttggcatttacggccccatcaaagaacatcttccaagcatgagcgttttccgagactacttctatggtgtttatttcttcatatggaaaataagtactcaatggttggtattcctcatcaactgggttctcagccaagtgatctgccaatgccagggctttcatcgccgtgcgagtgacatagactatgtcaaattcagtaagcaagatctgccactttgctaatctcccagtaggcatcggtttctggaatatgtacttcaaaggatccaacctggttatgaggtaagtagtatgagcttggagataatgtctcaatttctgagcgacccatgtcaaagcacaacacgttctttccaacaaagtgtatttgacCTCATAACcggtgaacttcttgcttaaGTAATAGATCGCCTGCTCTTTCTTTCCAGTTATGTCATGTTGTTCAAGGACACAACCGaaggaattttccaagaccgtcagatacaagaacaagggtctctctggctctggcgggaccaaaactggaggatttgaaagatattatttgatcttgtcaaaagcttcttgagaCTCAGTCGTCCATTTGATTgctgcatccttcctcaatagcttgaatatgggctcacatgttctagtcagttgggcaatgaattgactgatatagtttaacctacccaatagactcatcacgtctttcttcattcttggaggaggtagatctcggatagactttatctttgttggatctaactctatacctctcctgcttactatgaaacccagaagcttgcccgatgggactccgaaggcgcactTAGCTAGATTCAGCTTCAGGTCGTACTTTCTCAGCCTCTTAatgaatttcctcaagtctcggacatgatcgtcctgagtcctggacttgactatcacgtcgtctacatacacctctatctcttgatgcatcatatcatgaaaaatggcagtcatggctctcatgtaagttgccccgacattctttaaaccgaatggcataacccgataatagtaagtaccccaaggtgtagtgaaggcggttttctcggcatcttcttcatccatcaacacctgatgatatccagcgtaacaatctatgaaaaactgtatctcatgtttggcacagttatcaacaaggatgtggatgttgggcaacgggAAATTGTTTTTGGGACTTGCCCTATTCAAATTTCGATAATCCACATACacccgagttttcccatctttcttcggtaccGAAACTATATTAGCCAACCACgtagtatactggactacccgaattactcctgttttcaactgctttgtgatttcttctttgatcttatcactgatatcagtcttgaacttcctctgcttcaactgcaccactagatcaacacctaatcctggcatgtcatcgtatgaccaagcaaacacatctttaaattcaaagaggagttgaattattgcatctcgcgttttctcatctgtgtgaatgcttattttggtttctcggatttcttcaggagttcccaaattaaccagttcggtgtcattcaaattcggcttaggtttattctcaaagtgttccaattctcgatttatttccctaaaagcctcttcttcgtcatattacggttcttggttcattatttcacaattagacagctcgtttggatctgggcatgaagtccgcaagcatgtcatattatttaaagccgcattattataactgaaaggaaaagataaaagaaaaatagcaaaatcagaaagaataaagaaaaaatgatgaaatactgattttattccttggaattgggaagataacagggtttatatCTCAGGAAATTaaaacaggaaactaaagaaaaacatccgagttacactcTGGGaaaactcgtgatgcaggaaaggtggcaggacaggtctacccggacacCTGCCTAACTGGGAACGGTGTGGCCTCCCAATTTTGAAGCTTAGCATTTGGCCCCATgtatagcacctcagcggtgcttgtgccttctcccagCTGAACCATGAGTTTCGTAAAACATTTCTCTCATTGGCCCACATATTTCTTCAATCTCTTCGGCCGTAAAGGCCTCGTCATCTTCTTTTTCGATGTACCTTGGTCTGACGAAAGTTTCGTACAAATATGGAAATGGTCGAGGCAACTTCCATCCctcattttttctcttcttcgcccaatcttcatcttttggagtagGTTGGAAACCTATCATAAAGAGTTTCTTAGTGGAAGGTAAGGTGAtaggttccgttattccttgcagcaATTTTCCAAGCCCTTTTCCCGGTTTGAATCCCTGTCGGACCATTTCTTTAGCAACCATGATTGAAgcgttggacaagaaaggttggggacAAGGGctccttcttcatactgctccgccaacacaacttcaaaaacctgataaattGTGTGCTCACTCTcttctcttgcttcaagacatgggGTGGAtaggtcccgataaatagactgttcgtcttctccgtggaccaaaATTTCCCGATCTTCAtcttcaaacttcaccatttggtggagagtggagGGTACAACCCccgcagcatgaatccaaggtcttccgaggagaaaattgtaagatgtgtccatatccagtacctggaaggttactttGAACTCCACCGGCCCGATAGTCAATATCAGGTCTATTTCTCCGAGGGTGTACCTATTGATACCATCAAAAACTCTTACACAAACATTATTGGGGCGAatccttccggtcccaatttccattctttgcagcatggagagcgggcaaatgtcaacacccgaacccccttccaacattactcgcttgacgtagtagtcttcacaCTTGACTGTTAGATGTAAAGCcttgttgtgagctgctccctccGGAGGCAAATCGTTCTTGCTAAAAGAAACTTGATTAACCGCAAAGAACCTTTTCATCATTCTTTCAAGTTGTTCAAGTGAAGTCTCAGCCGGTACATACGCTTCGTTCAAGGTTTTGAGCAGGATCTTCTGATGTTCGACGGACCTCATTAGCAAAGATAGCATAGACACTTGTTCAGGGTATTTACGCAACTGATCCACCACTTCATAGTCAGGCATATTCATCTTCTGGAAGAAATCCTCTGCTTCTTCagcgcttacaggcttcttgggtgggaagcgcttccgtgtggcgttgttcacTTCTTGAGTGTCTGAATATTTTCCAGCAGAAGTATTTTCTGGCAGTTCTACcgtgatttctttgcctttgtatgtAACCAATGTTTGTTGGTAATTCCATAGTACCGTAGACGGGTCTGTCATTGGCTTCTGtggtacgcgtccgataaccactggctcattcagccgaggtggtttaaTTATCCTCCGGatcacataggccccttttgacACGTACATCGGTATTGCCCTTTTTATTTCGAATCTCTGTGGCTTCTCTGATCGACCCCGTGGAATATAGAGAACCTCATTCTTCGAAGGCACCATCTTCTCTGTCTTTGTCTCAGCCTTCTTTTCGAGCTCAGCCTTGACAGTATtaatcttcttttcccctttctcttgcTTCGGGGCTGCTTTAGGCTTTCTCTCTgcatcgacaatggcgattatagcttttagggcaggatcaaactccttgtcctcacagatcatcccaatcaacggcccattattgtgagcaggcaacagattgttggtcacatttgggacctcctcgtcccttaataCTATCTTTCCTTGTTCTATTAAGCTCTCTACCGCCcttcttaaagtccaacaatcattggtatcatgcccttctgctcccgaatgataagcacacctgacatcggctttgtaagcaggtgatgctggattgtgccttgtttgagggactggttgcaggaaacccatctggactagTTTTGGGAATAGGGTAGAATACGGTTCACCAATGGGTGTAAAAGTTTGTCTTCTGGGTGGTTCTTGAGGACGGAAACTATTTTGGGGTagttgtggattatagtggtttcggtaaggaggctgatttttGGGAGGTGGAGGTTGGCTCCGATTGACTTATTGCGGTGGTCGAACATAAGGCTGAGTATTCATGACCGAGTATGGCTGAGGAGTATAGGCCAAATGTTGGTGAGGGTAATAGTGTTGCGGGGTCCTCTCTGAGAAAAGGAGTCCGGGAGTATAGTTTCTCCTTGTACCCGACGATGCCATGAacgtttcttcccttttctttccctttgctattcctccagacccaccctgaatggcttgggaggtagctctgataGCAGATTGGATTAGAATTCAATCCGTTTTAGCCCATTTTCTACCATTTCTCCGATCTTAATTACTTCTACGAAAGGTTTTCCcgtggccgacatcatgttttggaagtaatctgattcttgagcctggaggaaagtagtgaccatttctatttcatccatgggaggttttacccttgatgcttgctcgcgccatttaatagcgtattctctgaagctttctgagggtttcttcttcaagtttgacaaagaATTCCTGTCTggcgcgatgtcaatattatactgaaactgccttacaaaatctctggcaagatcgtcccaaatgtgccattgagatatgtcctgatccatataccactcCGAGGCTATGCCCACCAAGCTTtctccgaagtatgccatcaacaatttttATTTGCCGCCAGCCccacgcaattggttgcaataccttttgaggtgagcaatggggtcTCCATGCCATCATATTTCTCAAGCTTCGGTGTTTTGAACCCTacgggcaggtgcacgtgagggaacatgcacagatcaGTATAGGAAACACTCTTCTGCCCGCTTAAACGTTGCATATTTTTTaaactctgctcgaggctcctcattctttttgccattTCATCTTGTTCAAGAGCTTTGGGATTTTGGTCTTGCCCAGGCCTAAGCTCGTATTGAGGCTGCTGAGGGTGAGTGCTGGTGGTAAACCAAGTTGGTTCCAgcgagaaggatggtgcttgaaatgtgaatgaggaagagtcaaaattaggcctgtgtgtagcgggttgtgcCGCGATTGAACATGGCGATGTAGTGAATATGTTTGTAGCCACATCTGTCAttgacatccggggataagaatcagagggtgatccagcgGAGTGGGCCAGAATGGtagggtacccgaatggggtagttggataacttatggggacgttggaagtcccacttgtcctagagaacagctcggggaatccagggattacactcggcgACTCTtttccattgttccagtcatccaacatttccaacatgcaaagccgcaagattctgttttcttcagcagttgctgattcggaagttgggatggccgagattgaactctcttcggagacaggaattgttggcaaaggaatttctgaagacatctctacaCTTCCCTTTGATCTCGTGAACTAAGTGTGAATACTTCCTCTCGACTTAGTGACCGGCagctgaacactccctttcgacctcgtaaaGTATGAATGTGAGACCAGACCTCCACCAAAACCAAACCACCTTTCTAAAAACCTGGACTTAGCAGCAAGTAaatggttagtttgaaacaaataacagacatgtaatctcacgttggggtgtgatgcacctatacagttaagtgaatttctacatgtttgcatcgatggcatgcgtcattccgacttcTCTTTATGCTcccctttatttattttttattatattttttttatttgaagaaaaaaaacgtgaccggatccgataaggattgcctacgtatcacgacgccgcgcaaattagatcattacgtagttcaagacaaacaagtgtaaaaataaagaaacattttTATTAATACTaaaacaatctattacaaactaatattttttttgaaaaagggaGAATAACAGACTTGAaataaatacaaactcaacaactACTGATACACCTTGATGTGAAAAGACAAACAAAAGACGCCAAGACGggaaatacagactcgacctattaATACATTAATGTTTTAagaattggtgcccgcggggcatcgttcggcctcaccgcgggcttaggtgcgaggtccctttcaagtttttccagctcatacatggtcttcttgacataaatcatcactgccgagacaAAGGTAATGCGGGTCATATCTTCGCATCGTAGACACCTCCTAATGATGGCATGATcaatggtcttaatcttatccctggtttgcctcttttctatgagtaggcgctctatttgatcattacgggcct contains:
- the LOC138882351 gene encoding uncharacterized protein, with amino-acid sequence MGFLQPVPQTRHNPASPAYKADVRCAYHSGAEGHDTNDCWTLRRAVESLIEQGKIVLRDEEVPNVTNNLLPAHNNGPLIGMICEDKEFDPALKAIIAIVDAERKPKAAPKQEKGEKKINTVKAELEKKAETKTEKMVPSKNEVLYIPRGRSEKPQRFEIKRAIPMYVSKGAYVIRRIIKPPRLNEPVVIGRVPQKPMTDPSTVLWNYQQTLVTYKGKEITVELPENTSAGKYSDTQEVNNATRKRFPPKKPVSAEEAEDFFQKMNMPDYEVVDQLRKYPEQVSMLSLLMRSVEHQKILLKTLNEAYVPAETSLEQLERMMKRFFAVNQVSFSKNDLPPEGAAHNKALHLTVKCEDYYVKRVMLEGGSGVDICPLSMLQRMEIGTGRIRPNNVCVRVFDGINRYTLGEIDLILTIGPVEFKVTFQVLDMDTSYNFLLGRPWIHAAGVVPSTLHQMVKFEDEDREILVHGEDEQSIYRDLSTPCLEAREESEHTIYQVFEVVLAEQYEEGALVPNLSCPTLQSWLLKKWSDRDSNREKGLENCCKE